From the Blattabacterium cuenoti genome, one window contains:
- the rpmA gene encoding 50S ribosomal protein L27, producing the protein MAHKKGSGSSRNGRDSIGKRLGIKVYGNHNIKNGHIIVRQRGTKFLPGRNVKMGKDHTLYAIKDGLVYFKKIKKNKSVISIINKTG; encoded by the coding sequence ATGGCTCATAAAAAAGGTTCAGGAAGTTCTAGAAATGGGAGAGATTCGATAGGAAAAAGATTAGGAATAAAAGTATACGGTAATCATAACATAAAAAATGGACATATAATAGTTCGTCAAAGAGGAACCAAATTTCTTCCAGGAAGAAATGTAAAAATGGGTAAAGATCATACTTTATATGCTATAAAAGATGGATTAGTATATTTTAAAAAAATAAAAAAAAATAAGTCTGTTATATCTATAATTAATAAAACTGGGTAG